One segment of Variovorax paradoxus DNA contains the following:
- a CDS encoding nitroreductase — MPAPLLMEPTPMNADPFVDDLIRERRSKRGFLDRNVPLDTVKDILSVAKYAPSSSNTQPWRCYVVTGEARERVTRAAVAEFRANHATLAPEYPFFPQPLHDPYSSRFNTFRGQLGDAQGVHRSDKAGRMRDVERQFLFFDAPVGLIFTMDRKLEWASFLCYGCFLQNVMLAAKARGLDTCPQQIWSLQHHVLRAELGIPAEEMVIAGMSMGWADNSLPENRMTLHKLDLDHFASFIHQ; from the coding sequence ATGCCAGCCCCCCTGCTGATGGAACCCACGCCAATGAATGCAGACCCGTTCGTCGACGACCTGATCCGGGAGCGCCGCAGCAAGCGCGGCTTTCTCGACCGCAATGTGCCGCTCGACACGGTGAAGGACATTCTCTCGGTGGCGAAGTACGCGCCGAGCTCGAGCAACACGCAGCCGTGGCGCTGCTACGTGGTGACCGGCGAAGCGCGCGAGCGCGTGACACGGGCGGCGGTGGCGGAGTTCCGTGCGAACCACGCCACGCTGGCGCCGGAGTACCCGTTCTTTCCCCAGCCGCTGCACGACCCGTACTCGTCGCGCTTCAACACCTTTCGCGGCCAGCTGGGCGACGCGCAGGGCGTGCACCGCAGCGACAAGGCGGGACGCATGCGCGACGTGGAGCGCCAGTTCCTGTTCTTCGATGCACCGGTCGGCCTCATCTTCACGATGGACCGCAAGCTGGAGTGGGCCAGTTTTCTCTGCTACGGCTGCTTCCTGCAGAACGTGATGCTGGCCGCGAAGGCGCGGGGCCTGGACACCTGCCCGCAGCAGATCTGGTCGCTGCAGCACCACGTGCTGCGCGCCGAGCTCGGCATTCCGGCCGAGGAAATGGTGATCGCGGGCATGTCGATGGGCTGGGCCGACAACAGCCTGCCCGAGAACCGCATGACGCTGCACAAGCTCGACCTCGACCACTTCGCCTCGTTCATCCACCAGTAG
- a CDS encoding ring-cleaving dioxygenase, which produces MSIIKGFHHLTACVSGAQEDVDFYVKLLGQSLVKKTVLLDGEDPVYHLYYGNAQGDAGTLVTSFPFRQKGVKGRRGSGQIKVINYSVPAGSLDFWRERFRAHGVRFDDAVVERFGEQRQRFQHPCGIEFDLVASDRDTRPPCTAADIPAQYAIRGVHSITLSLREVAESVIFMQEALDFRYAGESGPHHRFETADGTPGTVVEFLHEPDRLQGSSIYGEGTIHHVAFAVDSVAQQMQIKEKLMSMGHIDTSESVNRNYFRSMYFKMPGGVMFEAATTDIGFAIDEEPGHFGAEFQLPPWLRERKDELLGRLEPITV; this is translated from the coding sequence ATGTCGATCATCAAAGGCTTCCACCACCTGACCGCCTGTGTCAGCGGCGCGCAGGAGGACGTGGACTTCTACGTCAAGCTGCTCGGCCAGAGCCTGGTCAAGAAGACCGTGCTGCTGGACGGCGAAGACCCCGTCTACCACCTCTACTACGGCAACGCACAGGGCGACGCCGGCACGCTGGTCACGTCCTTCCCCTTCAGGCAGAAGGGCGTGAAGGGCCGGCGCGGCTCCGGGCAGATCAAGGTGATCAACTATTCGGTGCCCGCCGGCTCGCTCGACTTCTGGCGCGAGCGCTTCCGCGCCCATGGCGTGCGCTTCGACGACGCGGTGGTCGAGCGCTTCGGCGAGCAGCGCCAGCGCTTCCAGCACCCGTGCGGCATCGAGTTCGACCTGGTCGCCTCCGACCGCGACACGCGCCCGCCATGCACCGCCGCCGACATTCCCGCGCAGTACGCGATCCGCGGCGTGCACAGCATCACGCTGTCGCTGCGCGAGGTGGCGGAGTCGGTCATCTTCATGCAGGAGGCGCTCGACTTTCGGTATGCCGGCGAGTCGGGGCCGCACCACCGTTTCGAGACCGCCGACGGAACGCCCGGCACGGTGGTCGAGTTCCTGCACGAGCCCGACCGCCTGCAGGGGTCGTCGATCTACGGCGAGGGCACCATCCACCACGTGGCCTTCGCGGTCGACAGCGTGGCGCAGCAGATGCAGATCAAGGAGAAGCTGATGTCGATGGGCCACATCGACACCTCCGAGTCGGTCAACCGCAACTACTTCCGTTCGATGTATTTCAAGATGCCCGGCGGCGTGATGTTCGAGGCGGCCACGACCGACATCGGCTTCGCCATCGACGAAGAGCCGGGCCACTTCGGTGCCGAATTCCAGCTGCCGCCATGGCTGCGCGAGCGCAAGGACGAGCTGCTCGGACGCCTCGAGCCGATCACCGTCTGA
- the wrbA gene encoding NAD(P)H:quinone oxidoreductase, whose amino-acid sequence MSKTKVLIAFYSRNSSTELLAQAVAQGAAAEGAEVRLRRAREFVTPEAMRQAPGWAERASEMNARYEAPTEADADWADAIVFGTPTRFGSIASELKAYIDSLGGLWFQGKLNGKVGSVFGSASSKHGGNESTLLSIYAPMAHLGLIIVPLGYADPAMFAAGTPYGATHISHQDSVMPGAEELAVANYQGRRVASTARALRAARQPSPEVPEVA is encoded by the coding sequence ATGTCAAAGACCAAGGTCCTCATTGCCTTCTATTCACGCAACAGCTCCACCGAGCTCCTGGCCCAGGCCGTCGCGCAGGGCGCCGCGGCCGAAGGCGCCGAAGTGCGTCTTCGCCGCGCGCGCGAGTTCGTCACGCCCGAGGCAATGCGCCAGGCGCCAGGCTGGGCCGAGCGCGCCAGCGAGATGAACGCCAGGTACGAAGCCCCCACGGAGGCCGATGCCGACTGGGCCGACGCCATCGTGTTCGGCACGCCGACCCGCTTCGGCTCCATCGCCTCGGAACTCAAGGCCTACATCGACTCGCTCGGCGGCCTCTGGTTCCAGGGCAAGCTCAACGGCAAGGTCGGCTCGGTGTTCGGCTCCGCCTCGTCGAAGCACGGCGGCAACGAGTCGACCCTGCTGTCGATCTACGCGCCGATGGCCCACCTGGGCCTGATCATCGTGCCGCTGGGCTACGCCGACCCGGCGATGTTCGCCGCGGGCACGCCCTACGGCGCGACCCACATCTCGCACCAGGATTCGGTGATGCCCGGCGCCGAGGAACTCGCGGTGGCGAACTACCAGGGCCGCCGCGTCGCATCGACCGCACGGGCGCTTCGCGCGGCGCGGCAGCCGTCGCCCGAAGTGCCCGAAGTTGCCTGA
- a CDS encoding LysR substrate-binding domain-containing protein: protein MLDLKDVFYFVQVVDRGGFTAAGTALRLPKSTLSHRVQELESYLGVRLLNRTSRQFGMTDIGREFYEYAVAMLHSSEVAEEAVRQRLTEPSGVIRLTTAVEIAQFALREILPVFLNQYPKVRVIEIATDRYVDIVGEGFDLAIRGHTAPLQNSTLVQRALADVPWYLFASPAYLKKMGVPESPADLAKHATIAMVRNGPPQWPLRGPHGEEVVMPIDPRFQSNNMVALKEAACASLGIAALPGYICRTELRTGALQQLLPDWSAADARISALIPFRTGLLPAVRSLVDFLAVEIPVITAFDHPLHFE from the coding sequence ATGCTGGATCTGAAGGATGTCTTCTACTTCGTGCAGGTCGTCGACCGCGGCGGATTCACGGCCGCCGGCACCGCGCTGCGGCTGCCCAAGTCGACGCTGAGCCACCGCGTCCAGGAGCTCGAAAGCTACCTGGGCGTGCGGCTGCTCAACCGCACCTCGCGCCAGTTCGGCATGACCGACATCGGCCGCGAGTTCTATGAATACGCGGTCGCGATGCTGCACAGCTCCGAGGTTGCCGAGGAGGCGGTGCGCCAGCGCCTGACCGAGCCGAGCGGCGTGATCCGGCTGACCACGGCGGTGGAGATCGCGCAGTTCGCGCTGCGCGAGATTCTCCCTGTGTTCCTCAACCAGTACCCGAAGGTGCGCGTGATCGAGATCGCGACGGACCGCTACGTGGACATCGTGGGCGAGGGCTTCGACCTGGCCATCCGCGGCCACACGGCGCCGCTGCAGAACTCCACGCTGGTGCAGCGCGCACTGGCCGATGTGCCCTGGTACCTGTTCGCAAGCCCTGCGTACCTGAAGAAGATGGGCGTGCCCGAAAGCCCGGCCGATCTCGCGAAGCACGCCACCATAGCGATGGTGCGCAACGGGCCGCCCCAGTGGCCGCTGCGCGGGCCGCATGGCGAGGAGGTCGTGATGCCCATCGACCCGCGCTTCCAGAGCAACAACATGGTCGCGCTGAAGGAAGCGGCATGCGCCAGCCTGGGCATTGCCGCGCTGCCGGGCTACATCTGCCGCACCGAACTGCGCACCGGCGCGCTGCAGCAGCTGCTTCCCGACTGGTCGGCCGCGGACGCGCGCATCTCCGCGCTCATTCCCTTCCGCACCGGGCTGCTTCCCGCGGTGCGTTCGCTGGTCGATTTCCTGGCCGTGGAAATCCCGGTGATCACCGCGTTCGACCATCCGCTCCACTTCGAGTGA
- a CDS encoding iron-containing alcohol dehydrogenase, with protein sequence MNHLNCLPQEGVFWGQHILQGAVARLGDHGIRRPVTFTVEPLERLYRNCVQPNLKHEAGSFTALPAHVPDVAVQGGLEACLQSGAESILALGGGSVLDAAKAVSHLHHEKTGRYLPIAALPTTLSGSEFSHYFGITETDGPQKFKRSYAVRETVPKVVVIDPVLVSDTPRALLLSSAIKGMDHAVEGMRKVTREHPHAIMAASGLERFLAVLQKWPQSVETREALEQGAVTPADLLQLQLAAWQCYFSPASVIYGLSHRIGHILGGTFGLPHSATSCITLAPVIRACADFYGDKLEIFGTRRPGEDAATQLADRISGVVASLGLPARIGDFDLDPARLPEVARLLKKNYPNEVADLGSNASVKLDALLESIW encoded by the coding sequence ATGAATCACTTGAACTGCTTGCCGCAAGAAGGCGTTTTCTGGGGCCAGCACATCCTGCAGGGTGCGGTGGCGAGGCTCGGCGACCATGGCATCCGGCGCCCGGTCACGTTCACGGTCGAGCCGCTCGAGCGCCTGTACCGCAACTGCGTGCAGCCCAACCTGAAGCACGAAGCGGGCAGCTTCACCGCGCTGCCGGCGCACGTGCCCGACGTGGCGGTGCAGGGCGGCCTCGAGGCCTGCCTGCAGTCGGGCGCCGAATCGATCCTGGCGCTGGGCGGCGGCTCGGTGCTCGATGCGGCCAAGGCGGTGTCGCACCTGCATCACGAGAAGACGGGGCGCTACCTGCCCATCGCCGCGCTTCCGACCACGCTGTCGGGCTCGGAGTTCTCGCACTACTTCGGCATCACCGAGACCGACGGTCCGCAGAAATTCAAGCGCAGCTACGCCGTGCGCGAGACGGTGCCCAAGGTGGTGGTGATCGATCCGGTGCTGGTGTCCGACACGCCGCGCGCGCTGCTGCTCTCATCGGCCATCAAGGGCATGGACCATGCGGTGGAGGGCATGCGCAAGGTGACCAGGGAGCATCCGCACGCGATCATGGCCGCGAGCGGCCTCGAACGCTTCCTGGCCGTGCTGCAGAAGTGGCCGCAGTCGGTGGAGACGCGCGAGGCACTCGAGCAGGGTGCGGTGACGCCCGCCGACCTGCTGCAGCTGCAGCTTGCGGCCTGGCAGTGCTATTTCTCGCCCGCCTCGGTCATCTACGGCCTGAGCCACCGCATCGGCCACATCCTGGGCGGCACCTTCGGCCTGCCGCACAGCGCAACCTCCTGCATCACGCTGGCGCCGGTGATCCGCGCCTGCGCCGACTTCTATGGCGACAAGCTGGAGATCTTCGGCACGCGCAGGCCGGGCGAAGACGCTGCGACGCAGCTCGCCGACCGCATCTCCGGCGTGGTCGCTTCGCTCGGGCTGCCGGCCCGCATCGGCGACTTCGATCTCGATCCGGCCAGGCTGCCCGAGGTGGCCCGCCTGCTGAAGAAGAACTATCCGAACGAGGTGGCGGACCTCGGCAGCAACGCGAGCGTGAAGCTCGACGCGCTGCTCGAGAGCATCTGGTGA
- a CDS encoding acyloxyacyl hydrolase yields the protein MFEEKIPTASKPTPPRRHAFAAALLGAGLCLLPLPHADAASLFEPSSAFVQTGSAHGTRTLTTGLTWDLPYRWQLGGGRLDSYLEASYAYWHIQASERDGRSQLSQFALVPVLRFRPDEGASPWFFETGVGLTATSSIYRTRQKTFSTRFNFGTHLAVGRSFGERRQHEIALRVEHFSNAGIKHPNPGENFVQVRYAYRF from the coding sequence ATGTTCGAAGAAAAGATTCCCACGGCTTCCAAGCCCACTCCCCCTCGGCGACATGCGTTCGCCGCAGCCCTGCTCGGCGCAGGGCTCTGCCTGCTCCCTCTTCCGCACGCCGATGCCGCGTCGCTGTTCGAACCCTCTTCCGCCTTCGTGCAGACGGGTTCGGCCCATGGCACCCGCACGCTGACGACCGGCCTGACCTGGGACCTGCCCTACCGCTGGCAGCTCGGCGGCGGCCGGCTCGACAGCTACCTCGAGGCCTCGTACGCGTACTGGCACATCCAGGCGAGCGAGCGCGACGGCCGCTCGCAGCTGTCGCAGTTCGCGCTGGTGCCGGTGCTCCGCTTCAGGCCCGACGAGGGCGCGTCGCCCTGGTTCTTCGAGACCGGCGTGGGGCTGACGGCAACCTCGTCGATCTATCGCACGCGTCAGAAGACCTTCTCGACCCGCTTCAACTTCGGCACGCACCTGGCGGTGGGCCGCAGCTTCGGCGAGCGCCGCCAGCACGAGATCGCGCTGCGCGTGGAGCACTTCTCGAACGCGGGCATCAAGCATCCGAACCCGGGCGAGAACTTCGTCCAGGTCCGCTACGCGTACCGCTTCTGA
- a CDS encoding cupin domain-containing protein, whose product MSAIAKTGKQLLLACGVLLAQHAAAAPEAVVTPLLTRDLPNIPGKEVLMINVDYPPGAIDPVHRHDAHAFVYVLEGSIVMGVKGGKEVTLTKGQTFYEGPNDIHTVGRNASTTQPAKFIVTLIKEKGVDFFIPVK is encoded by the coding sequence ATGTCCGCTATTGCAAAAACCGGAAAGCAGCTGCTGCTGGCCTGCGGCGTGCTGCTGGCACAGCACGCGGCCGCGGCGCCCGAAGCCGTGGTCACGCCGCTGCTGACGCGCGACCTGCCCAACATCCCGGGCAAGGAAGTGCTGATGATCAACGTCGACTACCCGCCCGGTGCGATCGACCCGGTGCACCGCCACGACGCGCATGCGTTCGTCTATGTGCTCGAGGGTTCGATCGTGATGGGCGTGAAGGGCGGCAAGGAAGTCACGCTCACCAAGGGCCAGACGTTCTACGAAGGCCCGAACGACATCCACACGGTCGGACGCAATGCGAGCACCACGCAGCCGGCCAAGTTCATCGTGACGCTCATCAAGGAAAAGGGCGTGGACTTCTTCATTCCGGTGAAGTGA
- a CDS encoding AraC family transcriptional regulator encodes MTPQQASPWNFEFDKMDSAVAALQIRTQAHAEQLATHAHAQGQLVMVLRGAMTCEVPGALWMAPIHGGLWIPGGVPHGNRVTPDANVCFVFVSQEAAAAMPRSCCALGISPLLRELVLHLAAMPKHAPHDAAAQRLQAVLLDQLVRMPAEAMHLPVSDEPRLRRVVEALMHDPSDRSTSAQWASRLAMSERTFARLVQQETGMSFGRWRQRLHLIVALQWLASGRTVQQVAGDLGYDAAGAFIAMFRKAMGQPPARYLAERRLAQGAERAIVTSPE; translated from the coding sequence GTGACGCCGCAGCAAGCCAGCCCCTGGAACTTCGAGTTCGACAAGATGGATTCGGCCGTGGCCGCATTGCAGATCCGAACGCAGGCGCATGCGGAGCAGCTCGCGACCCACGCGCATGCGCAAGGGCAACTGGTGATGGTGCTGCGCGGCGCCATGACCTGCGAAGTGCCCGGCGCGTTGTGGATGGCGCCCATTCATGGCGGGCTCTGGATTCCCGGCGGCGTGCCGCACGGCAACCGCGTCACCCCCGATGCGAACGTCTGCTTCGTCTTCGTCTCGCAGGAAGCGGCTGCCGCCATGCCGCGCAGCTGCTGCGCACTGGGCATCAGCCCGCTGCTGCGCGAACTCGTCCTGCATCTGGCGGCCATGCCGAAGCACGCGCCGCACGACGCCGCGGCGCAACGCCTGCAGGCCGTGCTGCTCGACCAGCTGGTGCGCATGCCTGCGGAAGCGATGCATCTGCCGGTGTCGGACGAGCCGCGCCTGCGGCGGGTCGTCGAGGCGCTGATGCACGACCCATCCGACCGCTCGACGTCCGCGCAATGGGCTTCGCGGCTGGCCATGAGCGAGCGCACCTTCGCGCGGCTGGTGCAGCAGGAAACCGGCATGTCCTTCGGGCGGTGGCGGCAGCGGCTGCACCTGATCGTGGCGCTGCAGTGGCTGGCCTCGGGCCGCACGGTGCAGCAGGTGGCCGGCGACCTGGGCTACGACGCGGCCGGCGCCTTCATCGCGATGTTCCGCAAGGCGATGGGCCAGCCGCCGGCGCGCTACCTGGCCGAGCGCCGGTTGGCGCAGGGCGCGGAGCGCGCCATCGTCACTTCACCGGAATGA
- a CDS encoding MFS transporter, with translation MHSSTLAVRTHRPVLLVAGILCIAASLRAPITALGPLLELVRESFALNASQAGLLTTLPLLAFAAVSPLAAPVAHRWGLERVLFAALMLLVAGIVLRSAGSAAALYAGTCVIGGAIAIANVLLPSLLKRDFPQHVARLTACYALAMIAAAGVMSAVAVPLHRALGAGWPASLATAAGLPLLAALLWLPQLRFRTTSAPGLSSAPASASVWKAPLAWQVAAYLGLTCFVYFAAIAWLPSILLEAGDSSAHAGAMHGWMQLAGAVPALLLMPLMQRMRDQRWISFASPALSALGLVGLMTLPALTPLWVFAFGMGMGAALILSLAFVGLRAGNQRIAASLSGMSQCIGYLLAAVGPTLIGFLHEAAGSWTVPLVVCTVLCVAMCGLGLSVGRAVHIEE, from the coding sequence ATGCATTCCTCGACCCTCGCGGTGCGCACGCACCGCCCCGTACTTCTCGTCGCCGGCATCCTCTGCATTGCCGCCAGCCTGCGCGCACCGATCACCGCGCTCGGCCCGTTGCTCGAACTCGTTCGCGAAAGCTTCGCGCTGAACGCGTCGCAGGCGGGGCTGCTGACCACCTTGCCGCTGCTTGCATTCGCGGCGGTGTCGCCGCTCGCCGCGCCCGTCGCGCACCGCTGGGGCCTGGAACGCGTGCTGTTCGCTGCGCTGATGCTGCTGGTCGCGGGCATCGTGCTGCGTTCGGCCGGCAGCGCGGCTGCGCTGTATGCGGGCACCTGCGTGATCGGCGGTGCGATCGCCATCGCCAACGTGCTGCTGCCCAGCCTGCTGAAGCGCGACTTTCCGCAGCACGTGGCGAGGCTCACGGCCTGCTATGCCCTCGCGATGATCGCCGCCGCCGGCGTGATGTCGGCCGTGGCGGTGCCGCTGCACCGCGCGCTCGGCGCGGGCTGGCCGGCATCGCTGGCCACCGCCGCGGGGCTGCCGCTGCTGGCGGCGCTGCTGTGGCTGCCGCAGCTGCGCTTTCGCACGACGTCGGCGCCCGGCCTGTCCTCCGCGCCTGCGAGCGCTTCGGTGTGGAAGGCGCCGCTGGCATGGCAGGTGGCGGCCTACCTCGGGCTGACCTGCTTCGTCTACTTCGCGGCGATCGCATGGCTGCCGTCGATCCTGCTGGAGGCCGGCGACTCGAGCGCGCATGCCGGCGCGATGCACGGCTGGATGCAGCTCGCCGGCGCGGTGCCGGCGCTGCTGCTGATGCCGCTGATGCAGCGCATGCGCGACCAGCGCTGGATCTCGTTCGCCTCGCCCGCGCTGAGCGCGCTCGGCCTCGTCGGCCTGATGACGCTGCCCGCACTCACGCCGTTGTGGGTCTTCGCGTTCGGCATGGGCATGGGCGCGGCACTGATCCTGAGCCTGGCCTTCGTCGGACTGCGTGCGGGCAACCAGCGGATCGCGGCGTCGCTGTCGGGCATGTCGCAATGCATCGGTTACCTGCTGGCCGCCGTGGGGCCGACCCTCATCGGCTTCCTTCACGAGGCCGCGGGAAGCTGGACGGTGCCGCTGGTGGTATGCACCGTGCTGTGCGTGGCGATGTGCGGGCTGGGGCTTTCGGTGGGCCGTGCCGTGCACATCGAGGAATGA
- a CDS encoding MFS transporter, with protein sequence MPEPSRPVLPPSLQIALPLVVLALGHTLSNLLRTLPAIATDVMSADIGTTTAYLGVLTGAYHLFFALGQIPAGVMLDRLGVKTVSLSLFILAALGSAAGALAQGPVSFFLAQALLGIGCCGMLLCPFALAARTLPPARFAMWSGLILSIGNCGMLLSATPMAWLIEHHGWRASFWVSVALALCIGALVALVVPRAEAAVPPPSRELKAEFREVLALTASMPLRGPVLLAFSSLAAVLAVRGVWGGPWFMDVKGLSRIDAGNALIPLTLAMAVGPLVAGAIDRLTGARRALLAGGHLGAGFMLLFVVAAMPGAWLHGGPLGSATFDSWVFFAFGCCLSTQPLLFAMGQTSTPKEKSGKALAALNLMFFCGTAFHQLVSGAIASRFGLAAVFLYFALALTVSAMLFLYCTRRRPAGAIENQASARPS encoded by the coding sequence GTGCCCGAACCAAGCCGCCCCGTCCTGCCGCCGTCGCTGCAAATCGCCCTGCCTCTCGTCGTCCTGGCGCTCGGGCATACGCTCTCCAATCTTCTTCGCACGCTGCCGGCCATCGCCACCGATGTCATGTCCGCGGACATCGGCACGACCACCGCCTACCTCGGCGTGCTCACCGGCGCGTACCACCTCTTCTTTGCGCTCGGCCAGATACCCGCCGGCGTGATGCTCGACCGGCTCGGCGTCAAGACGGTGTCGCTGTCGCTGTTCATTCTGGCCGCGCTGGGCTCCGCGGCGGGCGCGCTGGCGCAGGGGCCCGTGAGCTTCTTCCTCGCGCAGGCGCTGCTTGGCATCGGCTGCTGCGGCATGCTGCTGTGCCCGTTCGCGCTGGCTGCGCGGACGCTGCCGCCGGCGCGCTTCGCGATGTGGTCCGGACTCATCCTGAGCATCGGCAACTGCGGCATGCTGCTGTCCGCCACGCCCATGGCATGGCTCATCGAGCACCACGGCTGGCGCGCGAGCTTCTGGGTCTCGGTGGCGCTGGCCCTGTGCATCGGAGCGCTCGTCGCGCTGGTGGTGCCGCGCGCCGAAGCCGCCGTGCCGCCGCCGTCGCGCGAGCTGAAGGCGGAATTCCGCGAGGTGCTGGCGCTGACGGCGTCCATGCCCTTGCGTGGGCCGGTGCTGCTGGCCTTCAGTTCGCTTGCCGCTGTGCTCGCGGTGCGCGGTGTGTGGGGCGGCCCGTGGTTCATGGACGTGAAGGGGCTGTCGCGAATCGACGCGGGCAACGCGCTGATTCCACTCACGCTGGCGATGGCCGTCGGCCCGCTCGTGGCGGGTGCCATCGACAGGCTGACCGGTGCCCGTCGCGCCCTGCTCGCGGGCGGGCATCTCGGCGCCGGCTTCATGCTGCTGTTCGTCGTGGCCGCCATGCCGGGTGCGTGGCTGCACGGCGGCCCGCTGGGCTCGGCCACCTTCGACTCGTGGGTGTTCTTCGCCTTCGGCTGCTGCCTGTCGACCCAGCCGCTGCTCTTTGCGATGGGGCAGACCTCCACGCCGAAGGAAAAATCCGGCAAGGCGCTGGCGGCATTGAACCTGATGTTCTTCTGCGGCACGGCCTTCCACCAGCTGGTCAGCGGCGCCATCGCTTCGAGGTTCGGCCTCGCGGCGGTGTTCCTCTACTTCGCGCTGGCGTTGACCGTGTCGGCCATGCTTTTCCTCTACTGCACGAGGCGCAGGCCCGCGGGCGCCATCGAAAACCAGGCATCGGCGCGACCCTCGTGA
- a CDS encoding alpha/beta fold hydrolase yields MATDPRMPPKLRQSLRFCVAADGTRIAIASIGSGPPLVRAAHWLSHVEHDLHSPVWQPWLRELARDRQYIRYDQRGCGLSDATVTDFSLDAWVGDLEAVVDSLGLRRFPLVGMSQGGAVAIAYAVRHPDKVSHLVLPGAYARGALQRATSAAQRLEAETLVNLIRLGWGRDNAAFRQVFTNQFIPGGTAAQHQWWNELERLTASPENAARTLDAFHRVDVTEMARRLQVPTLVLHARGDARVPFDEGVRLAALIPGARFVPLDSDNHVLLDSEPAWSVFLAELRGFLGRAESDAAEALTPAEREVLRLVAIGLDNRAIAQQLGKSEKTVRNQVSSIFDKLGVRTRAEAIVHVRDRGS; encoded by the coding sequence ATGGCCACCGATCCGAGGATGCCGCCGAAACTGCGCCAGAGCCTGCGCTTCTGCGTCGCGGCAGACGGCACGCGCATCGCGATCGCCTCGATCGGCTCGGGGCCGCCGCTGGTGCGCGCTGCGCACTGGCTCAGCCATGTCGAGCACGACCTGCACAGCCCCGTGTGGCAGCCCTGGCTTCGCGAACTCGCGCGCGACCGCCAGTACATCCGCTACGACCAGCGCGGCTGCGGCCTGTCGGACGCCACGGTCACCGATTTCTCGCTCGATGCCTGGGTCGGTGACCTCGAGGCCGTGGTCGACAGTCTCGGGCTGCGCCGCTTTCCGCTGGTTGGCATGTCGCAAGGCGGCGCGGTGGCCATCGCCTACGCCGTGCGGCATCCCGACAAGGTGTCCCACCTCGTTCTGCCTGGCGCGTACGCACGCGGGGCCTTGCAGCGCGCCACCAGCGCCGCGCAGCGGCTGGAAGCCGAGACGCTGGTGAACCTGATCCGCCTGGGCTGGGGACGCGACAACGCCGCCTTTCGCCAGGTGTTCACCAACCAGTTCATTCCCGGCGGCACGGCGGCGCAGCACCAGTGGTGGAACGAGCTCGAGCGCCTGACCGCGAGCCCGGAAAACGCGGCGCGCACGCTCGACGCCTTCCATCGCGTCGACGTGACCGAGATGGCGCGCCGGTTGCAGGTGCCGACGCTGGTGCTGCATGCGCGCGGCGATGCCCGAGTGCCGTTCGATGAAGGGGTGCGGCTGGCGGCGCTGATCCCCGGCGCGCGCTTCGTGCCGCTCGACAGCGACAACCACGTGCTGCTCGACAGCGAGCCGGCGTGGTCCGTCTTTCTGGCCGAGCTGCGCGGTTTCCTGGGCCGTGCCGAATCCGACGCCGCCGAAGCGCTGACGCCGGCGGAGCGCGAGGTGTTGCGCCTCGTTGCAATCGGCCTGGACAACCGCGCCATCGCGCAGCAACTGGGCAAGAGCGAGAAGACGGTACGCAACCAGGTGTCGAGCATCTTCGACAAGCTCGGCGTGCGCACGCGGGCGGAGGCCATCGTTCACGTGCGCGACCGGGGTTCGTGA